In Chanodichthys erythropterus isolate Z2021 chromosome 9, ASM2448905v1, whole genome shotgun sequence, a genomic segment contains:
- the acer1 gene encoding alkaline ceramidase 1 has translation MAGVFSYESSEVDWCEDNYKHSENVVEYFNTMSSFIFFVISPIMLYLLHPYAKERNLAVHLVWIMMVFVGLFSMYFHMTLSFMGQMLDELSILWVLAIGYSLWFPRRHFPSFVKDRRTFSRLVLIITVISTLSSFVKPTANAYALNCFAIHILYSLFMELKSCTDERVLRLAWASTGLWVLAISCWISDRFGCSFWQKLDFCYLHGIWHILIVVATAYGSTLIAYLDASVEIPYSLPDLQYWPRNNWAIGLPYIVLKGTTKTRKRC, from the exons ATGGCAGGTGTGTTTTCCTACGAGAGCTCTGAAGTGGACTGGTGTGAAGACAACTATAAACATTCAGAGAACGTTGTGGAATATTTCAACACG ATGAGCAGTTTCATCTTCTTTGTGATCTCACCCATAATGCTCTACCTGCTGCACCCATATGCCAAGGAAAGAAACCTGGCTGTGCATCTGGTCTGGATTATGATGGTCTTTGTAG GTCTTTTCTCCATGTATTTTCATATGACTCTGAGTTTTATGGGCCAGATGCTGGACGAGCTGTCAATCCTGTGGGTTTTGGCTATTGGCTACTCCCTGTGGTTCCCACGCAGGCACTTCCCATCCTTTGTTAAGGACAG GAGAACGTTCTCTCGTTTGGTCCTGATCATCACTGTCATAAGCACTCTGTCCTCTTTTGTCAAGCCTACAGCCAATGCCTACGCTCTCAACTGCTTTGCTATCCATATCCTCTACTCTCTGTTTATGGAGTTAAAGAG TTGCACAGATGAGCGAGTGCTGCGTCTGGCCTGGGCGTCCACTGGCCTGTGGGTTCTGGCCATCTCCTGCTGGATTAGCGATCGCTTCGGCTGCAGCTTCTGGCAGAAACTGGACTTCTGTTATCTGCACGGTATCTG GCACATTCTGATTGTGGTGGCCACAGCTTACGGCAGCACTTTGATCGCTTACCTGGATGCTAGTGTGGAGATCCCTTATTCCCTCCCCGACCTGCAGTACTGGCCACGGAATAACTGGGCCATTGGACTGCCTTACATAGTCCTCAAAGGAACCACAAAGACCCGGAAAAGATGCTAG